Proteins co-encoded in one Brassica oleracea var. oleracea cultivar TO1000 chromosome C4, BOL, whole genome shotgun sequence genomic window:
- the LOC106338090 gene encoding uncharacterized protein LOC106338090 has product MEVKEKVRIVITVASLVAATVLLVADYRRRRHGRKQTSSPSSCYLHSETKPQFGFKRVLADNSYSGFKHMKKLDDVSSSSLEKPNNSHPYESEINVLLENPCLDEVEFLRGECSLEISDSYLWVETESELKKFAETLAKEKVFGVDTEQHSLRSFLGFTALIQLYTKETEDFPGSAAASSLIYRHLNGYGDNSSISLDAKFQELVRELCAWRDLMARIHDESTRYVLSDQAIIALACQKSTTAEEVYHSIAQADLAIESSSIQSPSSVMEHVQFLSSTTHLRHGNRMPSSRHCKDVLWGRDISEEDLERALLIGLSPHERRKLERKKGVHFKYSAEVAHMDKKENSSNDTDANSFVSSSVEERGEEAPGDSEKDMNEESRIVVTDDSGGDGAQELNDTQCNGNMPHQENSKLSLLGHGPHGKQVVEYLLREHGEDGVRDFCQRWRQVFVDTVYPRHLPGGWNVSHSGRRDFGEFSVYNPSKRHSAE; this is encoded by the exons ATGGAGGTCAAAGAAAAAGTCAGAATCGTAATTACCGTAGCCTCTCTTGTGGCGGCGACAGTTCTGCTCGTGGCGGATTATCGGCGGCGCCGCCACGGTAGGAAGCAGACATCTTCTCCGAGCTCGTGTTATCTCCATTCAGAGACCAAACCACAGTTCGGCTTCAAACGTGTTCTTGCGGATAACTCTTACTCTGGTTTCAAACACATGAAGAAGCTTGACGACGTGTCTTCTTCCTCATTAG AGAAACCTAACAACTCTCATCCGTATGAAAGTGAGATAAATGTCTTGTTAGAGAATCCTTGTCTTGATGAAGTTGAGTTTCTGAGAGGAGAGTGTTCACTGGAGATTAGTGATTCTTATTTGTGGGTTGAGACGGAGTCTGAATTGAAGAAGTTTGCAGAGACATTGGCTAAAGAAAAAGTCTTTGGAGTTGATACTGAGCAACATAGTTTGCGATCGTTTCTTGGTTTCACTGCTTTGATTCAG TTGTACACGAAAGAAACCGAAGATTTTCCTGGGAGTGCTGCTGCTTCCTCATTAATTTATCGTCATTTAAACGGCTATGGAGATAACTCTTCCATCTCCTTGGATGCAAAG TTTCAGGAGCTTGTAAGGGAACTTTGTGCATGGAGAGACTTAATG GCAAGGATTCATGATGAAAGCACTCGCTATGTTCTGTCAGACCAAGCTATAATTGCTCTTGCCTGTCAGAAATCAACAACAGCTGAGGAAGTATATCATTCGATAGCTCAAGCTGATTTGGCTATAGAGTCTTCGTCTATTCAATCTCCATCTTCTGTT ATGGAACATGTCCAGTTTCTGTCTTCAACTACTCACTTGCGACATGGGAATAGAATGCCATCTAGTCGCC ACTGTAAAGATGTATTATGGGGACGGGACATATCTGAAGAAGATTTGGAGAGAGCTTTACTCATTGGGTTGAGTCCTCACGAGAGACGAAAACTGGAAAGAAAGAAAGGTGTCCATTTCAAATATTCTGCAGAGGTTGCTCATATGGACAAAAAAGAAAACAGTAGCAATG ATACTGATGCAAACAGTTTTGTATCTTCTTCAGTTGAAGAACGTGGTGAGGAAGCTCCTGGAGATTCTGAGAAAGATATGAATGAAGAAAGTAGGATAGTTGTTACAGATGATAGTGGAGGAGATGGAGCTCAAGAGCTAAATGATACTCAGTGTAATGGAAATATGCCGCACCAAGAGAACTCGAAACTCTCCTTGCTAGGACATGGACCGCACGGGAAACAGGTTGTGGAGTATCTCTTAAGGGAACATGGAGAGGATGGTGTTCGGGATTTCTGCCAAAGATGGAGACAAGTGTTTGTTGATACTGTTTATCCTCGCCATTTGCCTGGTGGTTGGAATGTTAGTCACAG TGGCCGGAGAGACTTTGGCGAATTCAGCGTTTATAATCCCTCAAAGAGACACTCAGCCGAGTAA